The nucleotide sequence AAACAGAAAGAATGGAGTTGCGAAAACTCAGAGAAAGTTTCCCAGATGATGAATGTGAAATTGAAATGGAGCCGTTCATACGGCATTACTCTGATTATCATTTAGTCAAAAGGCGATTAAAAGAATCAAAAGATAGGTATCAAGAGTTACAACATCGAGCCATACAGCTGGAACATGAACTGGCCCGACAAATGAAATACATCAAACGAGAAAATGCAGCTGCCTCGTAACATTGCTGCTGACTCTGATATCCTTCACCACGCGCCTCATCTCAATCATACGTGTGGCTTTATCTCACAAGCACTTGTGAGATAATCTCGATAATGCGTATGAGATAAAGTCAATAACGTTTGTGAGATTCAAAACTGCCTACTTAGGAAGAAAAGAGATAAGCACTTGCGAGCCTCCCTCCTAACTACTTATCTCCCTCTCTCATACGTACATTCCACTGCGCCACCGCTCCCCGATAACGCGACGAGCTTATCTCAGAAATACCCCCCCCTTCACCTTTCCCTCCTCTTCCTCCTGATTCCCTGCCAGCCGAAGCCGCAGAGACGCAGGTTCCCGTGGCTTGCGTGCAGTTGTTTTCGCCATTCCAGCAGAGCCGGAAGCCTTCTTCCAACTGGGGAATACCATACTTGGGGCGCAGGACCCGGCTGAATGCCATTTCTTTGAGATCTGAACAGCCCTGATCAGATTACGCCCCAGAGTTTTGAAGAAGCCTGCTCCTATCGTAATGTAACAAATGTCTCAAGAGGAATCCTTTCCCTTTTACTTGCACCGATCACCTCAACCCCCTGCGTCCCGATTATCCCTTTCAGGCTGATCGCTGTCGTCCATACCGGTTCTGGATGAGGACCGGGAATAGCCTCTTTCAATCTGCCGCCGCATCCTCCTACAACTTCAATCTCCCAATATTCGGGCTGGTCATCATATTGATGGGGAACCAATTTCACGTCAACAACACCGCTGACAAGAACTTTCCCGGTAACTATCAGTACATGAACATCATCCCAAAGAGTAACAATACCGGTATGTTCAAAATCAACGAGTCGGCAGCCTGTGGAGAGGGGTAATTCATAAAATGCCTTGATACTGTCTTTCATAGCTCTGCTCCTTGTGAAATTTTGCAGAAAAAAAAAACAACAACCATCCCTTTCCTTAAAGCAGAAATCCACGGAGATATCAAGAATTATACTGTCCAGCCCCCCTTCACCTCTTCCTCCTTCTCCTCCTGATAGCCAGCCAAAGCCGCAGAGATGCAGATTCTCATTGCTTGCATGCAGTTGTCGTCGCCACTCCAGGCAAAGAACGTCTATGAATGAGCAGGTAAGCGGCGCATTAAGCTGAAGCCAGGTCTACCTAATCTCTTTCCTCGCTTCAGCTGGAGTTTTCCCGGACCAGCGCTTAAAGGCCTTCCGAAACCCCCGGTCACTTGCAAAACCCAGCCGAAAGGCTATCTCATCAATACTGAGACTTTTATCGGCCAGCATGCCCATCGCATTGACATATCTGACCTCATCCAGCAGGCTCCCCGGCGTAACATCATCTGGCAGACGTCGACGTAACGTACTGATGCTCATACCCATGCTCCGAGCCAGACCGGCCACCGAGTAATCCCCCTTGATCGTATTACACATGGCAGCCCGACGGATATCTGCAATCCCGTCTGCCAAGTCCAGACCGAGTTCCTGACGCAGACGCTGCAGACGCTGCTCCAGTGAGCATCGCACTTCCTGACTCCCTCGACGATTCGAGCGTTTTTTCAGCTCCTGGGTACTGAGTACCAGGGCATTAAACGCAGCTCGAAAGCTGACCGGGACACCAAAAAAATCCCTATAGATGGCAACATCTCCCCGTGCCTTATGACGAAACTGGACGCGGGTCAATAAGCCCTTGCCAAAGCACTCCTCTATGATTCGGGCCCCGATGCCAAGTCCGATTTCCGCCCCCATCCCCTGATCGACCTCGCTCAGCGGCTGGCTGGTACGAAAAAAGGTCTCTTTTGAAGCGGAAATCGCTTTGATTTCAAGGCGGTCAGCAAGCAAATCGCAATGATCGACAAAGAGATCCAGCATGGTCTGCGCATCAGGGGCACGAAGCAGGAGTCTCCCTGGAGTGCCGAAATAAGAGACCGGAGCAATCCCTGCCAGCTCCAGCGCTATATTTCGTTCTGGAAAATTTCTGATCAGCATTTGGAAGAAATCTTCAAAAAAGTCTTCAGGTAGATAATTTTCAGGATCCATCAGTCGACCGGGCTCGATGCCGGTTTCCTTGCTGATGTATTCTACGGACAAGCCAAGATACGCCGCAAAAAACACAGCAACGGTCCCCATGCTGCTCAGCATACGACATTCCCTAGGCGTTATACAGAATGGCTGCATGAGTCTCTCCTCATAAACAATAGGACAAATACTTTTTAATAACGCTGCCTGAAAAGTTCCTTTTTTTGAGGCATAACAGCATGGAAGCAAAACAAAAAACGACGTACTATTTAAGTATAGAGATGATTAAAAACAAACCCGACTGTATTGCCAAGGTATATTTTCCAATCATGACCCCACGTTACTCGGGAAAATCGGAAGATAAAGATAGATAAACAAATAATCATACAAACCTATTAACCAATTTACGAAATCAAAATCTCATCAAAAAAACAAAAAAAGAGAGATACTGGAATGATTGCCCGTGAAGCCGTAAGAATATTGATGCTCAGCCCGATCTATTTTCGTCTGACAGCTCGGCAACGCCTTGAGCTGGTCAAGGAATACTGTCAGGACATGAACAAGTTCAATATTAGCAGAGAAAAAAAATGCTGACCTCAATGTTCCGTTTTTTGCTTCATAAAGGCATGGGGGCAAAAGGATCAAATTTTCACAACAACTCACTGACGAAAAACCAGAGGGTTATTCCGCACTAACATATCAGAACAAAATAAAAAAAGCAGCAAGATAACATTACAAGAGGAGGATCACATGCCCGAAATTACTCGTCCCAGCGGCTTAACTATTTCCCTGCCCGCTACTTACAGAATTGGCACGCTCAGGTCTGAACCGGAAAGCCCGCCGCGTAATGCCGAACCCCGGCGGGGTGGACGTCGAGCAGAACCTCGGTCCAGTAAGGAACGGAGGTTCGAAGGAGCGGAAGCGTTTCCCGAGGGAACAGCTATGCTCAACGCCCTGAAAGAGCAGGATATGCAGGTGGTGGACAGCTTTACCCTGGAACCACTCCGTTATCGAGCTGAGGCTGCTGACGTGCGGGAAAAACAGAATATCAGGCTCCAGCAAGATCTTCAAAAAAACGAAGGTGCTGTGGTTCTTATTGCGCAGAAAGGCGTTTATTCCTGGGTATTTCCAAAAGAAGAGACAAAGACCCTGCAATCCGATTCCCGCCAGAATGTACGGGGGCAGACTGCCGCCCGATCCGCCAATTTTCACTTTGATGTGCAGTCGCTCAGCAAGGCCGGAAAAAAGGCGACGCAACGTGGAAAAACAACGGACTTCATATCCTCTACGATCATTGTCATGAAGTTTGTCGCTCACCTTCCTGTCGATTCAGCAATAAAGTTTTTGGAACGCAATGTCGAGCCCGGCCTAGTGCTCATCACCTCTCAAGACGCCGGGCAGTGGCTTCGGGTTGAAGATATGCGTTCGATCACCTTACCTACGGATCGCCGGGCTAAAATACTGCTCCTTGTTCACGGTACCTTTTCAAGCACCACGGGCAGCTTCGGTGCCCTCAGTTATACAGAGCCGGGACAGAAGTTTCTGACCAAGGTCTTGGAAAAATATGACATTGTGATCGGATTTGATCATCGCACACTCAGCGATGATCCGAAGGCCAATGCTCTGGATCTGCTCAAAAGACTTCAGCAGGGAACCTGGCCGCATCCCCCTAAGGTGGATGCCATTGCATTCAGTCGTGGTGGCTTAGTGTTACGTTGGCTGGTACAGCGTCTGTTACCTGTTGCTGACTGGCCAGCCCGAATTGAACGGGCAGTCTTTGTCGCCTGCACGAACGGCGGCACTATCTTGGCTGAGCCGGAAAATTGGCATGCACTGGTTGATCTGTATACAAATCTTGCTGTCGGCTTAAGCCGCCTGCTCGGGATGATACCTCAGGCCGCTGTGCCGCTGAATATTTTTTCCGGCATCCTGCAGGGACTCGGAGCGTTGGTAAAGTTTATCGCAACCGAGGCGGTGAGCGGCGGTGCGGTGCCAGGACTGGCTGCCATGGAGCCAGATGGCGAGTTTGTAATCCAACTCAACAGCAACGCGTCAGCAGCGCCGAAAGAAACTCAGCTCTATGCTATAACCTCACAATTTGAGCCCAAGCTGTCCGGTGAGACGTATGAGCCAGAGGAACTGGCACCCGAGTTTACCCTACGCCTGGCAGATAGACTTGTCGATCGGCTCATGAATAACGCCCCCAACGACGTCGTGGTTGATACCGCATCCATGACCACATTTGATCCAGATACGCAGCAGCTCGTACAGGATAAATACGAGTTCGGTGTAACCTCGAAAATCTACCATCTAAATTATTTTACCCGTTCTGAAGTAACCGAGATCCTT is from Candidatus Electrothrix sp. GW3-4 and encodes:
- a CDS encoding AraC family transcriptional regulator ligand-binding domain-containing protein, producing MQPFCITPRECRMLSSMGTVAVFFAAYLGLSVEYISKETGIEPGRLMDPENYLPEDFFEDFFQMLIRNFPERNIALELAGIAPVSYFGTPGRLLLRAPDAQTMLDLFVDHCDLLADRLEIKAISASKETFFRTSQPLSEVDQGMGAEIGLGIGARIIEECFGKGLLTRVQFRHKARGDVAIYRDFFGVPVSFRAAFNALVLSTQELKKRSNRRGSQEVRCSLEQRLQRLRQELGLDLADGIADIRRAAMCNTIKGDYSVAGLARSMGMSISTLRRRLPDDVTPGSLLDEVRYVNAMGMLADKSLSIDEIAFRLGFASDRGFRKAFKRWSGKTPAEARKEIR